Below is a window of Humulus lupulus chromosome 2, drHumLupu1.1, whole genome shotgun sequence DNA.
GAATCGCATGAGAGAGATCCTTGGTGAGGTCATTTCCGAGGAACAAAGTGCGTTCATTCCTAGTAGGCTTATTACTGATAATGCTATGATTGGCTTTGAGTGCTTAAATTTGATTAAGCGGCACAAGAAGGGGAAAAAAGGCTTCTTAGCTCTGAAAGCCGATATGGGTAAGGCTTACGATCGAGTGGAGTAGGACTTTATTTGTGGGATGCTTTTGAAGTTGGGTTTCCATTCGGATTGGGTTCGCTTGGTCCGCCATTGCATTTCCACTGTTAAGTATTCAGTCAATGTTAATGGTAAGCTTGTGGGTAACATTGTTCCATCTCGTGGTATTCGACAAGGTGACCCTCTCTCTCCATTCTTGTTTCTCATTTGTGCGGAAGGTCTTTCCGCTATTATTAAAAGTGAATGTTTGAGGGATGGGATCCGGGGTCTACCATGTGGGAGGGGTGGCCCAGTGGTCTCCCACTTATTATTTGCGGATGACAGTTTCTTCTTTCTTGAAGCTTCTCGTCATAGTTGCGAGAGGTTCAAAGAGGTTTTGGGTTGGTATGAACAAGCTTCGGGTCAACTTGTGAATCTTTGTAAATCAGCTGTCTATTTTTCTCCAAGGATTCCTGTTGCTGAGGAGGAGTATTTGGCTAGTGCTTTGGGCGTCCCTAGGGTGCCTTGTCATGATAAATACCTGGGACTCCCATGTTTTGCTGGTCGTAGTAAGTCTAGCTTGTTCCAATCCATCAGAGATCGTGTTTGGAACAAGCTTTTTGGGTGGAAGTCTAAACAATTCTCTGCGGGTGGTAAAGAAGTGCTTCTTAAGTCTGTCATTCAGGCTATTCCTACTTATGCAATGAATTTGTTTAGGTTGCCAGTTAAGTTGATTGAGGAAATTCATCGGCTTTGTGCTCGTTTTTGGTGGGGTGGTGACCATAATGCTAGGAAAATGCATTGGTGCACATGGGAGCGCCTCTGTTGGCATAAGACGGACGGTGGTATGGGCTTTCGAGACCTCTTTGTGTTTAATAAAGCCCTCCTTGCCAAACAGGCTTGGCGGTTATACAACTTTCCTAGTTCTCTTGCGGCTCGTGTTATGAAAGGCGTGTATTATCCTCATGGGGGTTTTCTTGGGGCTAAGGACACATATCGGGGATCTTATCTATGGAAAAGTATCCTTTGGGGTCGTGAGTTGTTTGTTAAAGGGGGGCGCTGGCTTGTTGGCGATGGGAGATCCATCAATCTAATCTCTGATGTGTGGATCCCCAAAAAAGACGCTTCTCGCTCTCACTCCTTCTTTGGGCACAATCTTTACAATTCGGTTCAGGATCTTATAATGGATGGTGGTATTTGGAATAAGAACCTTATTTATAATCTCTTTGATGAAGGGGAGGCTCGTGCGATTCTCTCAATTTCGTTGCCTTTACTTCCGCGCAAGGACCATTTTATTTGGCATTATAATGTGTCTGGTGAATATACAGTCAAAAGTGGGTACTGGAATGCTATTCGTTGCTTGGGTCGTGGGCAGGTTTCGGGGTCCGAAGACCAGTCATCTTGGTGGAAAGAATTATGGGCCTTGACCCTTCCTCCGAAAGTGAAACACTTTGCTTAGAGGGCGAGCTTGCATTGGATCCCTACCATGACCAATCTGATTAAGCATGGCATCCCTGCCTCTCCTTGCTGCCCGGTTTGTAATGAAGGCCCCGAAACTACGTTCCATGCACTTTGGGGCTGTCGCAATCTGAAATCTATCACTGGCAACTTTTATGTTGATGTAACTTTGGACTTTCCTCCTGATGGAGACTTCTATGTTTTCCTTCGTCACTGTGGTTTGTTGTTGAATAAACGAGATATGGAGAAGTTCCTAGTTCTTCTTTGGAGGATTTGGTATCGAAGAAATAAGATTATCCATGACAATCAGGTTCTCAACGATGAAGGCATCCTGGGTTGGTCCCTTGATTTTTACCAGCAGTATTTTGATGCCAATGGGCCACCTGTGCGTGAAGTTAAGTTGGGCAGGGGGCCAAATTCGATCCTGGCGGCTATTCTGTGGCGGCCTCCATCGATGGGCAGAGTCAAACTTAACTGCGATGCCAGCCTTGACGCGGTGGGTATGAAGATTGGGTGTGGTGCTGTTGTCCATGACTCTAGTGGTTCTTCCCTTGCGTCTACTGCTGTTCCTTTCTCTTCCTCGATGTCTGCCCCTGTAGTTGAAGCAATGGCAGTCCTACAAGGGCTTCTTCTTTGTTCTCGGCTGGGTTACCACCATGTGGAGGTTGAAACGGACTGCAAGAGAGTTTGTCAAGCTCTCTCAAGTAAAACACCCTTGGTTGCAGAATTTGGTACTGTTATTTTGGATTGTCTCTCTCTTTGTAATAGCATTGCTGTTATTAGCTTTTCCCACTGTAATAGGACTGCCAATTCTTTAGCTCATAATTTGGCAAAGCTTGCTCTAACTTTAGATATTGCTATGATTTGGTGGCCAGGACTTCCGTATTGTATTTGAGCTGTGCTCTTTTTTGGCAGTTGCCTTGGTAATGAGAAATcatttctttcaaaaaaaaaaaaaaaaacaaaacaaaataccGATTAAGTATTTAAGCAAAACACATATGTATTTTCCTAATAAGGAATAtagtttaatatttttatataatttttaatttgaaTGCCACACAAAAAGAGTAGTTTGAATTTGAATGCCACAAAAAAGAGACTAGTTTTGAAAATGATTATAGTTTTCTTGCCCAAATTAAACCGCCAAAAAACTCTATGCTAAAACCCTAAAAAACTACCCTTCCCACTTTGACGAGCAAGACAACCGGTTAGTACTTGCCCGGCGACGAAGAAGCAGCTAATCCGAACTTCAAAATGGTGTCATACTTGCCCAGTGGATGATCTAGGGCGAAGACACAAGCGAGCTATTGAGATTGGTGCTACCTGGTCCCTTGACAATGGCGGGGATTTTGAAACTACCGGGAGCTATTTCCGTAACGCCACACAAAGTCTCCGTCTGCATTCTACTTCAGATATACGCGCCACCCGCTCAGATCTCTGTGCCATTTCCTTTCTCTTCAGTTTCTCAGCACAATCGCCTTGGCTTGTTCTTGTTGGCTATTACCAAGGTTTTCACCTTCATTTCCTCACAATTAAATTTCGTTTAGCAATAGCTCAATTGTCCAAGAAAAATGTTAATTTTGCTACTGGGGATTGGAATTTTCCTTGGTTATCGTCTATTTGATTGTCCTATGTTCGTTAGGTTTGATTCCATTGATGAAGAGTTCTTAGTCCTCATCTTTGAATAAATAGAATTTATATACCATGTCAATGTATTTCTTACTAAAGATATAAGAACAAGGTCATTTTTTTGAATTATCTGAACCACGTACAAATTTCTAAATGCTTTAAGTTTTTTGTGTAGTCATGTGATGATATTTTCGAGCCAAAACTAGAAGAACTCATAAATCAATTAAGGGAAATTGGAGGCTTATTAAATCATTGGATAACTGATCATTTAACAAGTAGGCTTTCATCTCTATCCTCACCTGATGATTTGTTTAACTTCTTCAGTGATATGCGAGGTGAGTCCATTCTCTctctgtttttaaaaaaaaattcccacaaTTTTTGTTCTTATTGATACATATAATTTTTATAACCTTTTTTTTTCATACGgttttacattatttttttattccATCAATCTGCTGTTGCCTCATTGTCTAATAACTTTTCTGGTTTGAATCATTGCATTATATGTTTCTCTTCAGGAATCCTTGGGGGTCCTGAGGCTGGTGTTGTTGAAGATGATCAGGTTATTTTGGACCCAAATAGCAATCTGGGGATGTTTCTACGCCGTTGTTTACTTGCTTTTAATCTTTTGTCATTTGAGGTACaatgttattattgttgttatgaAATTTCTATTatggatatttttaaatattttacaaaggaaaaagaaagggaggaCAAAGAAGTCCATCAAACCACTTTCATTATTTCATTCCTTATTGTGGCTGCAAAATGGAAATTGATTAGTGTTTACTTTTAGTTTCTGTTCTAATTAGGTTCATTAAATATCTGATGCATTTGTCCTTAAGAAACGAAAAATGTTGGACATGGTGTCTTTATACATCACATGCATGCCAGACTTCCAATGGAAGTTCCATTAAAGTTTAAGACTTGTgtcttttttttctctctcattGCTCTTTTGTTGTCATGGAATTTATATGTGCACACATGGTTGAATTTTCTCCaaataatagtttttttttttcggaGAGATCATCACACAACTTAAAAAATTATGCAGGGTGTGTGTCACCTTTTGACAAATATAGGAATCTATTGTAAAGAAGCCCTCTCAAGTTGTCCTCCTTATGATCAACCTCATTTAGACGATTCTAGTAATGATTTGGAATATGAGAACATGGACCTGGAGAATTTAGTGTATGAGAAGGTTGATGAAGAGATTGAAGCAAGAGAAAGGGCTAGTGAAGGAGTTTCTTTTCATCTCCATGTGCCAAAAGCACTTTTTGATCTGGTTGAAGGTATAAATATTGGAAATTTTTGCTGAAGAAGTTTATTTAACTTCATGGATTGTTTTTGTAGCCACAGTCAAAGTTTTTAAATGTTCATTTTATCATGTGAAATCACATTAAGTATGACCCTTAaatcaatattaaatatgtgaTATTATTCATGTTTTAGCACTCTCTTTATGTTTAGGGTGCTACACTTCTACTCTCAGTTTGTGTGTGGGAGACttgttaaataaatatataagattTTCAAATATAATGTGTTGATTGTTCTTGAAATTACATTTTAGCAGACATTTATAATGAATTTTTTCAAGATATGTGGGTAATAGACTGTAAACCTTGTGTTTTTTTGTGGCCGTGTGTTCGCATGTCATTTTTTATTGGCAATAGCCATTCTAGAATAACTTATATTTCAACCTTGTTAATAATCAATCAAATTTTGCAAACTCTTTCTCGTCCAACTATTATCAAACTCCTACCACGAGCTTCCAGCAAACTTTCTAATTTCAAATGCTGTTATCTTGAGCTTTTTTTGCTCCTTTCCCCAAACAGTACTCGATGTGCCTCTTAAACTTTACACATCATTTATGATATAGGTTTGTACAATGTCTAAACTAGGCCTCATCTTTTGAGCAATTGCCTCTTATCAAAAAGTTTTGTTTATTCTCCAATTACAATTTTACcttcattttttttccttcattgaAAATACCCAGAATTCTTTTATTGTTGAAAGAGAATTCAGGAGGCATCCCGTGAAGTAGTAGACAAAATTCCACATCTGCTTTTGTCTGCATAATTGCATCTTCTTCTACATTGTTGTTTTGGTTTACTTTTCCAAGCCTGTTCTTTGGGAGTTGATGTTGTTGATAACAATATTAGAAATGGTCATAATCATGCAGATATTGCGGTTCCTGCTGACCCAAGGTCGAGACACAGTGACAAGGATAGAGAAGTTGGTCAGTATGTGCATCCTCCAACGAACACATTACGAGACATTGATGGCAAGGCTGGTTTGTTTCTACGGACAAACTGGCAGATACAAGGGTTTCTACAAGAACAAGCTGATGCTATTGAAAGGTCAGCCAATAtttatttgttattattttatttttttcattaatgttattttaattacttatttattttatgCAGTTTTAAGTGGTTTTTATTCTGAAGAATTATTGTGGCAGGCATGGAGGCTCTTTCTCTTTGAATGCTTTTGAACTTGTCCTGCGGCAACTTCAAAAATCAGCACCTAAGCTACATCGTGTAAGCTATCTTGCTAAGTATCTTATTGTGTTTGTTTATAATTTTTGTGTTAATTGCTAATTTATCTCAATGTTTCTCTCTGTCTTCTTTCGCACTTTGTCTTTCTTTTTAACTTGAagtatttttccatttattattattataattttattttgggTTCTATTGCAGGTTCATTTCTTGCGATACTTGAATAGCCTTTATCATGACGACTATTTTGCTGCATTGGAGAATCTTCATTGCTATTTTGATTACAGGTTATCAATTGTTATCTTTTTAGTTACATCAACATGTTTCTTGATTTACTTCTGCTTTAGTTattctgttttttatttttttcaatttagcATCTTCAATGTTAAATGGAGTTGTTGGCATTATGAGTAAACAAAATGGGGACATTGTAGGTCATTTTCAGTTTGATGTTGGGTAGATTTCACTATTTAGTATTTTCCTTGTGTTTTAAGATTATTGTGCTGGCAAGTTGTTATGATTTTAGAAACTCATAATTATTTCTGTCATATGTTGTGCATTTGATGGCATATCGAATTGTGTTTTGGCGTACATGCTACTTTCTGTAGGATTATGATGAGATTTATAAAGACGTTATTCTTCTTCTCATTTGTTAAtaattttcatttttgtacttggCATAGTCGATCAACATATGAAATGTTCCGGAAATATTGATATGTTGAATTTAGTTTTGACTTGCATTTCCACTGTGCTTCTTTGTGAATCTTCTTTTTCTCCAGTTTCTTGTGCCTTTTGTGTTAACTTCTGCAAATAAATTTCATTACCTAAAAAAGAAGTAAAGGAAAGCTTAATGAAAGTATTTACCTCAAATGATCTGATCCAATATATGATCGGACTAAAGTGCAGGGATTGAAGGATTGGATTATGTCCCTCCTGCTTCCGGTTGCTATAGTTTAGGAAGATATGAAGTTGCTTTGTTGTGTTTGGGAATGATGCATTTTCATTACGGGCACCCAAAGCAAGCTTTGGAGGTGAGTGTGTGAAAATGTCTTCATGTTTCCTTTAGAATCCTCTTCCTTTTTCTCAGTAATTATGAATCTGATTATACAAGCTGTCACTTTGGCAATTGCATTGTTGAAACAGGTACTCACTGAGGCAGTTCATATTTCTCAACAGGTACTTGTTAGTTTGATGTTAAaagattatatttgaatgttgcCAAAGATTATTATCATTGATCTGATTCTCATGCATTGGGATTATGAAAAGCTTAGTGATTTTATCCTTCATGCATTTGTCATGCACTGATTCCTTGTGACTTTTATTTGTACAGCAAAGTAATGATGTTTGTCTGGCATACACTCTAGCTGCTATCTGCAACTTGTTGTCAGAAACTGGTATCTCAAGTACAACTGGGATATTGGGATCATCATACTCACCTTTGACCAGCATAGGCATTTCACTTTCTGTCCAGCAACAGTTGTTTGTACTCTTGAGAGGCTCTTTAAAGAGAGCAGAAAATTTGAAGTTAAAACGTTTAGTGGCTTCCAATCATCTAGCCATGGCTAGATTCGACTTGACGGTAAGAGCAGATTTGTTATCTCATTATTTTAATGTAGGTTCTCTCTGTACTTATTCCCCCAAACTTAGGACTAATGTAGTTCTTTTATAACTTATATTCTGttgatttagtttttattttctcATAGTATATTGTAACTTGAAATTGTTGTACTGTCTTCTACAGCATGTGCAAAGACCTCTGTTATCGTTTGGTCCTAAAGCTTCCCTGAAGCTTAGAACATCACCAATTAATGTTTGCAAGGTACCATGGATGGTTTGATAATTATCCTTGTTCTTTGCCTTTTACAGATATCTTgttacattattttttttatgctgTGTGTGTTTTCATTTCTTTTTTGCCTATTTCAACCATCCTTGCAGGAACTAAGGTCAAGTTCTCAACTGATTACGGAGTTTGCTTCTGAAAATACAACACTGACAACTGATGGTCATTTTAGTACTGCATGGCTTAAGAATTTACAAAAACCTATGGGTTCACAAGTATTATCTCAGGAAAATGGATCTGAAAGCAGTAATAATGTTTTCCAGTTCTGTGTGCAACCAAGTTCAATCCCTGGATCTGTGTTGCAATTAATGGGTTCTACTTACTTACTTCGTGCCACTGCATGGGAGATATATGGAAGGTTATCTTAAGTGATCATTCATAGTTTCCCTCCCCATACtcctttatttattattttttaatcgtTACACTGCCATCTTGTAAAATGGTCTTCTACTTATTTATGCGTGCTGTTTAAGACTGGAATTTTAGCTATCTTGTGAGCAAATAATTCAAGTTGACAGCATTAGATATGCTCTTATATGTACAGAGTGATTAAATAAGTAGCCTCATATGCTCAATTCATTAGAGGTGGCTAAAGCACCAAGGAAAAACAACTTAGTTCATTAAAAAGACCAAGGAGAATGGTGTGAATCTTTTTTAACCCTGTGTTCTTTAGTAATAATACTTGGCAAGTCAAAAAATGGGTAAGCTTTCGGTGGAAAGATTGGTATGTTAACATGGTACCTAGCTATAAGCATGGGAAACAGCTTCCTAATTGGTAGTACATAGGGCTTATTACACGTTTCTTTCACAGAGGGTATTGCAATAACTTAGGTTATCCATTATCTAATTGGTGAACAATTTTATCTTTGTTTTATAAGGCATAGGTTTAGCTTGGTTCACTTGGGTCCTATTTTGTATCTTGTGTATGTCATGGCCCCAAGGGATACTATTTTTTTACCTATACTTTGTTTTCAGCATGATCCTCAATTTCGAAATTAGAAGTTTCTTTTAGATTTGAAGTATATTTGGAAAAATGCTTAGTTTAGCCTACAATGAATTGATTGTTTActagtttttctttcttgtgTTTACATCAGTGCTTCTCTTGCTAAAGTCAACGCACTTGTTTATGCAACTTGCTTTGCTGATGTTTCAAGGTAATCTAGCTTTAGCTATCACAGGATTTGAACACCTTGTTTCTATCTAATATTCTGCCATTGTTAACCTAATTTTTAACTTATGCGTTTTTCTTTTGGATATCTCCAGTACATCAGATGCATCGTTGGCATATGTGAAGCTTATCCAACATCTAGCAGTATTCAAAGGATATGAAGGTTAGTTTAAGCGCTTAAATGGCTTATGAAAACTTTTTTCACAtgaaaatttgtgtgaatagtgAATACTTACATAATAAATTCTCTATTATTTGAAGATGCTTGAACTGTGTGGCTGTGTTCTTGAAAATTGAAATAGTGGTATGAGTCCTTTCTGGGCACCTGCATAGcaattcttatagttttctagtCGCTAAATATTGCGTAGTTAGGTGGGGAAGTCTAGTTTCAAGAAAATTGGTTTTATGCAACTTTTGAACAATATAAGATCTCTAGTATATCATTTTTGATATACATTGTGCCTCACATTTCTCTACCGGGCTTCACTAGACATTCTCTAGGCCATAGTTGTTTGttgttcttttcattttttttaaagacATCTGAAACTATTGATTTATTCGTTTAGATTTTATATGTTTCTTCTCTCCTGTGTGGAGAAATGTTGCCACTCTTGCATTTATGTTTCTCCAAAATGGTGTTAAATGGGTTCACTCTAGAATATGTTCGGATCATACATTTTCTTTCTTCTATATTTGGTCTAGTTAATATTCATGTTTTTATAAATATGGCCTTTTAAAAGTTTGCGTATTCTCTTCTTGGTTGAGTAGCACATTCTGTCTCTCTCATACTTTTTTTACCTGCCCTTGTCTAGAGGCATTTGCTGCTCTAAAAATGGCAGAGGAGAAGTTTTTAACTGTGTCAAAGTCTCGAATCTTGGTACTGAAACTACAACTGCTCCATGAGCATGCTTTGCATCGGTTAGTTTATTTGCCAGTCTCATTCTTTTCTAACTTATTTGCTGTAAGTCTAAATCTAATACATAAGGAGTATCATTTAGAGGACATCTGAAGCTTGCTCAGCAAGTATGTGATGAGCTTGGAGTTCTGGCCTCATCTGTTACTGGCGTGGACATGGAACTGAAGACAGAAGCAGGTCTTCGCCGTGCTCGTACGTTGCTTGCTGCAAACCAGTTTAGCGAGGT
It encodes the following:
- the LOC133813909 gene encoding uncharacterized protein LOC133813909, with amino-acid sequence MTNLIKHGIPASPCCPVCNEGPETTFHALWGCRNLKSITGNFYVDVTLDFPPDGDFYVFLRHCGLLLNKRDMEKFLVLLWRIWYRRNKIIHDNQVLNDEGILGWSLDFYQQYFDANGPPVREVKLGRGPNSILAAILWRPPSMGRVKLNCDASLDAVGMKIGCGAVVHDSSGSSLASTAVPFSSSMSAPVVEAMAVLQGLLLCSRLGYHHVEVETDCKRVCQALSSKTPLVAEFGTVILDCLSLCNSIAVISFSHCNRTANSLAHNLAKLALTLDIAMIWWPGLPYCI
- the LOC133817263 gene encoding anaphase-promoting complex subunit 5 codes for the protein MAGILKLPGAISVTPHKVSVCILLQIYAPPAQISVPFPFSSVSQHNRLGLFLLAITKSCDDIFEPKLEELINQLREIGGLLNHWITDHLTSRLSSLSSPDDLFNFFSDMRGILGGPEAGVVEDDQVILDPNSNLGMFLRRCLLAFNLLSFEGVCHLLTNIGIYCKEALSSCPPYDQPHLDDSSNDLEYENMDLENLVYEKVDEEIEARERASEGVSFHLHVPKALFDLVEDIAVPADPRSRHSDKDREVGQYVHPPTNTLRDIDGKAGLFLRTNWQIQGFLQEQADAIERHGGSFSLNAFELVLRQLQKSAPKLHRVHFLRYLNSLYHDDYFAALENLHCYFDYSAGIEGLDYVPPASGCYSLGRYEVALLCLGMMHFHYGHPKQALEVLTEAVHISQQQSNDVCLAYTLAAICNLLSETGISSTTGILGSSYSPLTSIGISLSVQQQLFVLLRGSLKRAENLKLKRLVASNHLAMARFDLTHVQRPLLSFGPKASLKLRTSPINVCKELRSSSQLITEFASENTTLTTDGHFSTAWLKNLQKPMGSQVLSQENGSESSNNVFQFCVQPSSIPGSVLQLMGSTYLLRATAWEIYGSASLAKVNALVYATCFADVSSTSDASLAYVKLIQHLAVFKGYEEAFAALKMAEEKFLTVSKSRILVLKLQLLHEHALHRGHLKLAQQVCDELGVLASSVTGVDMELKTEAGLRRARTLLAANQFSEAAEVAHSLFCMCYKFNLQVENATTLLLLAEIHKRSGNPVLGLPYALASLSFCQSFNLDLLRASAVLTLAELWLSLGSNHAKRALSLIHGVLPTILGHGGLELRARAYIVEAKCYLSDPNFSVSENAEVVLDPLSQASDELQVLEYHELAAEAFYLKAIVYDKLGRLEDREEAATSFKKHTMALENPNDDENSLVNML